In Conger conger chromosome 9, fConCon1.1, whole genome shotgun sequence, the genomic stretch TTCAGTCCTCCACAACATCCTTCCTGTAAATACACTTGCTAGAGAGACTTTCAGAGATCCAATAATCCCATCTGGATGCTAGCTGTTTGTCAGTacctttaatttgtttgcaaGCTTCTTTTCTGGGGTGCATAAACAAACCAAGTAATGCTTACTCATCAATAAATATATTGACCCGATTTgatcgtatatatatatatatatatatatatatatatatatatatatatatatacataaaaaagTGATACTGTTGTTCTGTTGTAAACAAGCTAATTAAATCAAAGTGTTTCGTCCAATAATGGAACAGATGGTACAGAGACAACAGCCTCAGAGGAGTGACGCACTTACTCCATCAATCAAATCTCTTGACAATCATTGCACTAAATTTCTGATTTATTATACAACATCACAGGGGAAGTACAATGCCAGTTGAAAAGTGGGAAAAGCTATTTTTCCATCCGTCCTTTCAATCAATAGACTGCATTCCGGCTAGGATTCATTGCTAGCTGTTGTCCAAGAGGTCTACTGTTGCCCCTACTGAGGAAATGAAGACGACTCCTCTGTCCGCGTTAGCAAATGACACATCCACCTTTCTCTTTGAATGGGTTTTTCTCCTCTGGAATACCTTTGACAAGAATATCCTCATCAACTCCACCCTGAATGTAATCTCTCATCTCCTCACAGCATTTAGATACctgtaaataaaaatgcaatgtttGATATCAGTGTAGGCAATTGTCCCGATTTGTTGGTTTGTCTCATTTAGATGATTAAGATAAACCTGTTGACCTATTTATGTGTATGGGGACAGTAAGCCAGCTATAAGCAATTCAACTCCAGCCCCCAGGTTAAGCACTTCTTTCAACAATCCTCTTTGTcttacatacataaataaccaGGCTGAGGTTGAGTGTGAATACCTTTTGATACGAACACATGcagatgaaaaacaaatgaagatAGTCATTGTTAGAACCAAATTTCAGTATGAAGTAAAATGCTTCTTGTCTTTTATGCTATAGGGGAAATGTTTTGGAGAGCTGTCAAATGCACTATTGCTTACAGTGACCTTGTTTCAACTCC encodes the following:
- the gngt1 gene encoding guanine nucleotide-binding protein G(T) subunit gamma-T1 — translated: MPVINVDDLTDKDKAKMEVDQLKIEVKLERALVSKCCEEMRDYIQGGVDEDILVKGIPEEKNPFKEKGGCVIC